TCGACTAAATAATATGATAGATTAGATTACAAATAGATTCAACTCTAATAACAttattgatttgtttataaatatgatagattctaCTATAATAAtatgtttgatttaattttaaatataatagatttactcattttactggttgtgctaaacgtaaaaacttatgctacacaaataacacacgacgtattacaggacacgacacttaacgtttttactaacggaaaaaggaattaaatttaccttttttgtcgaccggtttcgggctcgatgttgcccatctacaggacgatgtccgactgactagatgaaggaaaaacactaatacatgttcatactatccaatagtattcgtcgaagggtGGTCGGGTTGTTGAAAACTTGGTTTGAGCAGGTTGAAAAGCGGTGATATGATTGGAGCCTCATCCTCGTTCATAAGTGGCCTTTCCGATGTAGTGATATACATGGATTCCCATGCGTTTAAATGTGACGCTTTGcgtacacattttttgaacttaaccTTTCCCCAATCTATGTGATGATTAAGTTCTGACGCGTGGGCAGCTACACTTGATTCGTTGCTCCTGTTGTTATCTACTGCGTTTTTGTGCTCTTTGATTCTGGTTCTGAATTTCCGTCTGGTTTGCCCAATATAGACGGCCGGGCAGTTTTGACATGGAATCTCATAAATTCCAGATCTCTCTTCCGGTAGCACTTTGTCTTTTAGAGAAACCAGTCGATCTTTCAAAGTGTTTGAACTTTTGTAAGCCACTTTCAGACCATGTTTAGAGAGAATCTTACTGATACTATTTGTCAGTGGTGGGTGGTACGGCAGGCTGACTCTTTGGGATTCATCTCTTTCTGGTTTGAATGTGGTTGCGTTGCTACGGAGCTTTTTTCTTTCGTGTTTTCGGAGGATTTTGCTGACGAATTCTTGATCGTATCCGTTTAATTCACCAGCCTGCaagattttttgcttttctagTTCGAATTCATGGCTCTCCATCGGTATGTTGTACAGACGGTGGGCCATCGAATGAAAGGCAGCTTGCTTTTGCGCTCCAAAATGGTTTGAATCAACCGTAATATAGCGATCTGTTGACGTGGGTTTACGGTAAATTCCGAATTTCACCGTGTTATCTTCTTTTCTAGAAATTAACAGGTCGAGGAATGGAAGTTTCCCATCAACTTCTTTTTCGACGGTAAATTTAATCGAACTATGCTGGTT
This sequence is a window from Uranotaenia lowii strain MFRU-FL chromosome 3, ASM2978415v1, whole genome shotgun sequence. Protein-coding genes within it:
- the LOC129752437 gene encoding uncharacterized protein LOC129752437, coding for MRPISSNICTPTEKMAAWLVEEMRKYPVKHGKSVLNSVDLVENLKDFKVRRGEILVSFDVSALFPSVPISDALRSLRRHLERRRAPPNQIAAYVTIAEVCMNQNYFLFRGKFYKQTFGLSMGSKLSPLLAELFMSDFETDLEKREKLFPRVWWRYVDDIFATVKERYLPQTLEVLNNQHSSIKFTVEKEVDGKLPFLDLLISRKEDNTVKFGIYRKPTSTDRYITVDSNHFGAQKQAAFHSMAHRLYNIPMESHEFELEKQKILQAGELNGYDQEFVSKILRKHERKKLRSNATTFKPERDESQRVSLPYHPPLTNSISKILSKHGLKVAYKSSNTLKDRLVSLKDKVLPEERSGIYEIPCQNCPAVYIGQTRRKFRTRIKEHKNAVDNNRSNESSVAAHASELNHHIDWGKVKFKKCVRKASHLNAWESMYITTSERPLMNEDEAPIISPLFNLLKPSFQQPDHPSTNTIG